One part of the Lotus japonicus ecotype B-129 chromosome 2, LjGifu_v1.2 genome encodes these proteins:
- the LOC130736171 gene encoding two-component response regulator ARR14-like: MATPLQKRVHSGTSSGGSYEVTSAPEFPVGLRVLVVDDDTTTLKIIEKMSISCNYRVTACSDATVALNLLRERKDDFDVVLSDVHMPDMDGYKLLEHVGLEMDLPVIMMSVDGRTCAVMKGIRHGACDYLIKPVRLEELRNIWQHVVRKIYNENKEHANSGDAKHTSSIELEIDDPSSKKPRVVWSVDLHEKFVSAVIQLGLDRAVPKRILELMNDPDLTRENVASHLQKFRIYLRRLSEVAQQQIGMLNTVPGTIESKLSASGRFDIQALAASGHVPPETLTAIQAEFLGHPITNIIPTVGQITLLEASRQGPIHSHVHHGLAHGQPLEKCPSNIAKNFPQPIVTFDGTSSRYVASQSSNTINYVGPNSSVGRLGDQNNDMLVNILRHQQQQQHPQQPSPLIQDQSRSINVQPSRVVVHSQASDTLKVVNNLATVNQGCSFGRNAIIGYGSLSQKSNKSLSTSQFTSGDAIINYGSCSIGSTHSNIPQHQNSTFTFGAAKPIPELLPVTDR; encoded by the exons ATGGCTACACCGTTGCAGAAACGAGTGCACTCCGGCACCAGCTCCGGCGGCTCATATGAGGTTACTTCCGCCCCGGAGTTCCCGGTGGGTCTCAGAGTTCTCGTCGTCGACGATGATACCACCACCTTGAAGATTATTGAGAAAATGTCTATTAGTTGCAATTATCGCG TTACCGCATGCTCTGATGCCACTGTTGCTTTGAATCTTCTGCGAGAGAGGAAAGATGATTTTGATGTGGTACTGAGTGATGTTCACATGCCAGACATGGATGGATATAAACTTCTTGAACATGTTGGGTTGGAGATGGATCTTCCTGTTATTA TGATGTCTGTTGATGGTAGAACATGTGCTGTCATGAAGGGAATTAGACATGGGGCTTGTGATTATTTAATTAAGCCAGTACGTCTGGAAGAACTGAGGAATATATGGCAGCATGTCGTTAGGAAAATATACAATGAAAATAAAGAACATGCAAATTCTGGTGATGCTAAACATACTTCTTCTATTGAATTGGAGATTGATGACCCATCATCTAAGAAGCCCCGTGTAGTGTGGTCAGTAGATCTGCATGAAAAGTTTGTTAGTGCTGTGATTCAACTTGGGCTTGACA GGGCTGTGCCAAAGAGAATTCTAGAGTTGATGAATGACCCTGACTTAACAAGGGAAAATGTTGCAAGCCATTTGCAG AAATTTAGAATTTATTTGAGGCGATTAAGTGAAGTGGCACAGCAACAGATTGGAATGCTAAATACAGTTCCTGGGACTATAGAATCCAAGTTGAGTGCATCTGGAAGATTTGACATACAAGCTTTGGCTGCTTCTGGCCATGTTCCCCCTGAAACACTTACAGCCATTCAAGCTGAGTTTTTAGGTCACCCCATAACTAACATAATACCTACGGTGGGCCAGATTACCCTTCTCGAAGCATCAAGACAGGGTCCAATACATTCTCATGTTCATCATGGTTTGGCACATGGTCAGCCTCTTGAAAAATGCCCTTCCAACATAGCCAAGAATTTCCCTCAGCCCATCGTTACTTTTGATGGCACATCTTCAAGATATGTTGCATCGCAATCATCTAATACAATTAATTATGTGGGACCAAATAGTAGCGTTGGAAGGTTGGGCGATCAGAATAATGACATGCTGGTGAATATATTGCGGCACCAACAACAGCAGCAGCACCCGCAACAGCCCTCACCTCTGATACAGGATCAAAGTCGATCAATCAATGTTCAACCATCTCGTGTGGTAGTTCACTCTCAAGCTTCTGACACTTTGAAGGTGGTGAATAATCTTGCTACTGTCAACCAGGGTTGCAGTTTTGGCAGGAATGCCATAATTGGTTATGGTTCATTGtcacaaaaatcaaataaatcaTTGAGTACATCTCAATTTACTAGTGGTGATGCCATAATTAATTATGGTTCTTGTTCAATAGGCTCCACCCATAGCAATATTCCGCAGCATCAAAACTCAACTTTCACATTTGGTGCTGCGAAACCAATCCCTGAACTTCTGCCTGTTACTGATAGATAA